The following proteins are encoded in a genomic region of Chaetodon auriga isolate fChaAug3 chromosome 8, fChaAug3.hap1, whole genome shotgun sequence:
- the cbx3b gene encoding chromobox protein homolog 3b, with product MRKKQTAKQRKTEETTVVQEFVVEKIIRRRIFNGRVEYFLKWKGFTDAENTWEPEDNLDCPELIEEFLRNTHFSEEIDEEQREQEFIPKEEMTEQETEISCMQSQQLARTVQSNSDVGEPNEQSDTPTNLSTYLEPECIIGSTDRQGELMFLVKWKNSDDVALLPAREASARCPQMVIDFYEQKLTWHCGDEEQ from the exons ATGAGAAAGAAGCAGACTGCCAAGCAAAGGAAGACTGAGGAGACTACAGTTGTCCAGGAGTTTGTGGTGGAAAAAATCATTCGCCGCAGGATCTTTAATGGAAGAGTGGAGTACTTCCTGAAGTGGAAAGGCTTCACTGA TGCAGAAAACACATGGGAACCTGAGGACAATCTGGACTGTCCTGAGCTCATCGAAGAGTTCCTGAGAAACACCCACTTCTCAGAGGAGATTGACGAAGAGCAACGTGAACAAGAGTTCATCCCTAAAGAAGAAATGACGGAGCAAGAGACGGAAATT TCCTGTATGCAGTCTCAGCAGCTGGCTCGCACTGTGCAGAGCAACAGCGACGTCGGCGAGCCAAATGAGCAGTCGGACACCCCCACTAACCTCAGCACTTACCTCGAGCCTGAATGCATCATCggctccacagacagacagggagagctCATGTTCCTCGTCAAATG GAAGAACTCCGACGATGTGGCCCTGCTGCCGGCCCGCGAGGCCAGCGCCAGGTGTCCCCAGATGGTCATCGACTTCTACGAGCAGAAGCTGACGTGGCACTGCGGAGACGAGGAGCAGTGA